The following proteins are co-located in the Bombus pascuorum chromosome 3, iyBomPasc1.1, whole genome shotgun sequence genome:
- the LOC132905686 gene encoding SREBP regulating gene protein isoform X1: protein MPSCGSLFRIIRRRLVLGLIFALSLTYCAFSLFRNEKKTFALDNDLDDMDPMLINDNNDDLISDDDALSEQLRASGKPPLWQMAIVDQGANENPLNVEAVSNLNDTDTMVHPCRNSIQGKVLIVDERGIVCSRQEILPNGCCNMEQKDSNKNEDTSTIAKKERYSCKTCNAQGCCAIYEYCVSCCLHPGKQIKGRKDVLLGLLRDNHKAHRDQDVVKKRLRNLDRFQVCLAACRTSSASVRHENTYKDPHSKHCYTLQPPYSHQRHRRDVDSYNNNDDNSVVVASFSVMPLLTLFSPFCLLIHANNDSLLLSCNNRLPIFDYYFHVQPP from the exons ATGCCGAGTTGTGGCAGTCTGTTCAGGATCATTAGACGGCGCCTCGTACTTGGGCTCATCTTTGCTTTGTCTCTTACCTACTGCGCCTTTTCACTTTTTCGTAACGAG AAAAAGACATTTGCTTTGGATAATGATCTTGATGACATGGATCCTATGCTAATTAATGACAATAACGATGACTTAATTTCTGATGATGATGCATTATCGGAGCAATTGAGAGCATCTGGTAAACCACCACTGTGGCAGATGGCAATTGTTGATCAAGGGGCAAACGAGAATCCATTAAACGTGGAAGCAGTGTCAAATTTAAATGACACCGATACTATGGTTCATCCTTGTCGTAATTCCATACAG GGCAAAGTTCTAATAGTAGATGAGCGTGGTATTGTATGCTCTAGACAAGAAATTTTGCCTAATGGTTGTTGTAATATGGAACAAAAagattctaataaaaatgaggATACATCAACTATAGCCAAGAAAGAGAGGTATAGTTGTAAAACATGTAATGCTCAAGGGTGCTGTGCTATCTATGAATATTGTGTTTCCTGCTGCCTACATCCTGGCAAG CAAATAAAGGGGAGGAAGGATGTGCTATTAGGTTTACTTAGAGACAATCATAAAGCACACAGGGACCAAGATGTAGTGAAGAAACGGCTTCGAAATCTAGACCGTTTTCAAGTTTGTCTGGCTGCGTGTCGTACTTCCAGCGCAAGCGTCCGGCACGAAAATACCTATAAAGATCCACATTCGAAGCATTGTTACACTCTTCAACCACCATATTCACATCAAAGACATCGTCGTGATGTTGATTCATACAATAATAATGACGACAACTCTGTTGTTGTTGCATCTTTTTCTGTTATGCCATTACTTACCCTCTTCTCTCCTTTCTGCCTACTTATACATGCAAACAACGATTCGCTTTTACTATCGTGTAACAATCGTTTACCGATATTTGATTATTACTTTCACGTACAACCACCTTGA
- the LOC132905686 gene encoding SREBP regulating gene protein isoform X2, with protein sequence MDPMLINDNNDDLISDDDALSEQLRASGKPPLWQMAIVDQGANENPLNVEAVSNLNDTDTMVHPCRNSIQGKVLIVDERGIVCSRQEILPNGCCNMEQKDSNKNEDTSTIAKKERYSCKTCNAQGCCAIYEYCVSCCLHPGKQIKGRKDVLLGLLRDNHKAHRDQDVVKKRLRNLDRFQVCLAACRTSSASVRHENTYKDPHSKHCYTLQPPYSHQRHRRDVDSYNNNDDNSVVVASFSVMPLLTLFSPFCLLIHANNDSLLLSCNNRLPIFDYYFHVQPP encoded by the exons ATGGATCCTATGCTAATTAATGACAATAACGATGACTTAATTTCTGATGATGATGCATTATCGGAGCAATTGAGAGCATCTGGTAAACCACCACTGTGGCAGATGGCAATTGTTGATCAAGGGGCAAACGAGAATCCATTAAACGTGGAAGCAGTGTCAAATTTAAATGACACCGATACTATGGTTCATCCTTGTCGTAATTCCATACAG GGCAAAGTTCTAATAGTAGATGAGCGTGGTATTGTATGCTCTAGACAAGAAATTTTGCCTAATGGTTGTTGTAATATGGAACAAAAagattctaataaaaatgaggATACATCAACTATAGCCAAGAAAGAGAGGTATAGTTGTAAAACATGTAATGCTCAAGGGTGCTGTGCTATCTATGAATATTGTGTTTCCTGCTGCCTACATCCTGGCAAG CAAATAAAGGGGAGGAAGGATGTGCTATTAGGTTTACTTAGAGACAATCATAAAGCACACAGGGACCAAGATGTAGTGAAGAAACGGCTTCGAAATCTAGACCGTTTTCAAGTTTGTCTGGCTGCGTGTCGTACTTCCAGCGCAAGCGTCCGGCACGAAAATACCTATAAAGATCCACATTCGAAGCATTGTTACACTCTTCAACCACCATATTCACATCAAAGACATCGTCGTGATGTTGATTCATACAATAATAATGACGACAACTCTGTTGTTGTTGCATCTTTTTCTGTTATGCCATTACTTACCCTCTTCTCTCCTTTCTGCCTACTTATACATGCAAACAACGATTCGCTTTTACTATCGTGTAACAATCGTTTACCGATATTTGATTATTACTTTCACGTACAACCACCTTGA